In Caldicoprobacter guelmensis, the genomic stretch TGCTTTTAGCGCAACATCTTTCAAAGTGGCCATTTCTTTATTTACTCCTTTATATAAAGGATATTTAAAAAACACAAGCTTTTTAAATTAACAAAAAGTGAAATATAAATTGTTTTCTGATTATATTATAAACGTGTTAACGCTTTTTGTCAACACGGCTTTAAATAAAATTTAATTGGTAAAACAAGGTAATGTAAATGCTGTTTTTAGTACAACTCTGCACTTAATTTCACTTAATTCACAGCTCTTATTTCACTTAATTTATTGTTTACTTTTTACTAAACGTTTGATATAATCAAATTTATAAAAGTAGTTCATCTTCAATTCATTTACAATTTCAACTAATCACATATACATCGAGAGGGGGAAGCTGATGCTATCGCTCAAAGAAATCGTCAAAAATATGACTCTACGAGAAAAACTGGCACAAATGACTCAGTTAACCGGCTCATTCTTTGAAGATGTGGATTCTGCTGTAACCGGTCCTTTGTCAGAAATGAACATCAGCAAGCAAGACCTGTATAGCATCGGTTCAGTATTAGGCACAAGCGGGGCCAAACAAGTCATTGAAATCCAAAAAAACTATATGAAAAACAACCGTCACGGTATACCCCTCATTTTCATGGCTGACGTTATACACGGTTATCGTACAATTTTCCCTATACCACTTGCAATGGGTTGTACCTGGGACCCTGAATTGGTGGAGCAAGCGGCATCAGTTGCTGCAAAAGAAGCATGTGTGGCCGGCATACACGTCACTTTCTCGCCAATGGTAGATTTAGTGCGCGACCCGCGGTGGGGTCGTGTAATGGAAACAACAGGTGAAGACCCTTACCTTAATTCGTTATTTGCTAGAGCTTTTGTAAGGGGATATCAGAAAGGTGGCTTAAATCAATTTGGCACTGTAGCGTCCTGTGTTAAACACTTTGCTGGCTATGGCGGTGCAGAAGGGGGCAGGGATTATAACACCGTTGAACTCAGCCCTTCGACTTTAAGGGATCAATATTTGCCAGCATATAAAGCAGCTGTCGAAGAAGGTTGTGAAATGGTAATGACCTCGTTTAACACGCTAGACGGCGTACCGTCTACCTGCAATAAATGGCTTTTAAGAGATTTGTTACGAAAAGAATGGGGTTTTAAGGGAGTCGTCATTTCAGACTGGGATGCAGTACGCGAGCTTATTCCTCATGGGGTTGCCGAAAACGAAGAAGAAGCCGCGCTAAAAGCTATACTTGCCGGCGTAGATATAGAGATGATGAGTTTAACTTACTTAACTTGCGTTGAAAAACTTATTGCGGAGGGAAAAATTAGTGAACAATTAATTGATGAAGCAGTTGAGCGTATATTAGAGCTCAAGCAGAAACTTGGTTTGTTCAATAACCCATACCGTTTTGCTGACCCAGAAAAAGAAGAAAAGCTATTATTGTGCGAAGAACATAGGAGACTTGCTTATGAAGTAGCGGTAGCTTCGTTGGTATTACTCAAAAACGATGATGAAATACTTCCTTTAGACGTAAAAGGCAAAAAAATAGGTTTAATAGGGCCCTACGCTGAAGCAAATCACATATTAGGTGGTTGGTCTTGCGAAGGCCGCAATGAAGAAGCAATTACCTTACGTCAGGGACTTGAGGCTTTAGTACCGCCTGATACTTTACTGGTAGCCACCGGTTGCGGAATAGAAGACGGTACTGATGAACAATTAATTGAAGCATTAAAAGTTGCTCAGCAATGCGACGTAATAATTATGGCATTAGGAGAACATCCAGACATGAGCGGTGAAGCCGGTAGCAGGGCATTTTTAAC encodes the following:
- a CDS encoding glycoside hydrolase family 3 N-terminal domain-containing protein, which encodes MLSLKEIVKNMTLREKLAQMTQLTGSFFEDVDSAVTGPLSEMNISKQDLYSIGSVLGTSGAKQVIEIQKNYMKNNRHGIPLIFMADVIHGYRTIFPIPLAMGCTWDPELVEQAASVAAKEACVAGIHVTFSPMVDLVRDPRWGRVMETTGEDPYLNSLFARAFVRGYQKGGLNQFGTVASCVKHFAGYGGAEGGRDYNTVELSPSTLRDQYLPAYKAAVEEGCEMVMTSFNTLDGVPSTCNKWLLRDLLRKEWGFKGVVISDWDAVRELIPHGVAENEEEAALKAILAGVDIEMMSLTYLTCVEKLIAEGKISEQLIDEAVERILELKQKLGLFNNPYRFADPEKEEKLLLCEEHRRLAYEVAVASLVLLKNDDEILPLDVKGKKIGLIGPYAEANHILGGWSCEGRNEEAITLRQGLEALVPPDTLLVATGCGIEDGTDEQLIEALKVAQQCDVIIMALGEHPDMSGEAGSRAFLTLPGRQQELLEAVYALGKKVVVVLFNGRPLDLRDVVKHSHAILEAWFPGTEGGSAIASVLLGLRSPSGRLTMSFPYCTGQIPVYYNQLNTGRPKPSEDCTDRFYSMYLDIPNAPLFPFGYGLTYTTFEYSNIEIDNNILTPDNAINVSVTVKNTGRRPGVETVQLYIRDLVGSRSRPIMELKGFKKVKLEPGESCKVTFTITEDMLRFTTLDGTFDSEPGKFIAMVGKNSKDYLSIEFSLVK